The following coding sequences lie in one Bacteroides helcogenes P 36-108 genomic window:
- the ppdK gene encoding pyruvate, phosphate dikinase: protein MDKKRVYTFGNGQAEGKADMRNLLGGKGANLAEMNLIGVPVPPGFTITTEVCTEYYEMGQEKVVALLKKEVEQAIAHVEMLMRSKFGDVENPLLVSVRSGARASMPGMMDTILNLGLNDEVVEGLIRKTGNARFAWDSYRRFVQMYGDVVLGMKPVNKEDVDPFEAIIEEVKHAKGVKLDNELEVEDLKELVKKFKAAVKEQTGKDFPSCAYEQLWGAVCAVFNSWMNERAILYRKMEGIPDEWGTAVSVQAMVFGNMGETSATGVCFSRDAATGEDLFNGEYLINAQGEDVVAGIRTPQQITKIGSRRWAELAGVSEEERAAKYPSMEEAMPEIYKELDALQTKLENHYRDMQDMEFTVQEGKLWFLQTRNGKRTGAAMVKIAVDLLHQGMIDEKTALLRCEPNKLDELLHPVFDKAALKQAKVLTRGLPASPGAATGQIVFFADDAADWHAAGKRVIMVRIETSPEDLAGMAVAEGILTARGGMTSHAAVVARGMGKCCVSGAGALNIDYKTRTVEIDGVLLKEGDFISLNGSTGEVYNGKVETKAAELSGDFAELMSLADKYTKLQVRTNADTPHDAQVARNFGAVGIGLCRTEHMFFEGEKIKAMREMILAENAEGRRKALAKILPYQQADFKGIFRAMEGCPVTVRLLDPPLHEFVPHDLKGQQEMADTMGVSLQHIQQRVESLCEHNPMLGHRGCRLGNTYPEITQMQTRAILGAALELKKEGIETHPEIMVPLTGILYEFKQQEDVIRTEAANLFEEVGDSIDFKVGTMIEIPRAALTADRIASSAEFFSFGTNDLTQMTFGYSRDDIASFLPIYLEKKILKVDPFQVLDQNGVGQLVRMATEKGRAIRPDLKCGICGEHGGEPSSVKFCHRVGLNYVSCSPFRVPIARLAAAQAAIEGL from the coding sequence ATGGACAAAAAAAGAGTTTATACCTTTGGAAATGGTCAGGCAGAGGGAAAGGCCGACATGAGAAACCTTTTGGGAGGCAAGGGCGCTAACCTTGCTGAGATGAATCTCATAGGGGTTCCGGTTCCTCCGGGCTTTACAATCACGACAGAAGTTTGCACAGAATATTATGAAATGGGGCAGGAAAAAGTGGTTGCCCTGTTGAAGAAAGAAGTTGAACAAGCCATTGCACATGTAGAAATGCTGATGCGTTCAAAATTTGGTGACGTTGAAAATCCTTTGCTGGTTTCCGTCCGTTCAGGTGCGCGTGCTTCTATGCCGGGCATGATGGATACGATCCTGAATCTGGGACTGAACGACGAAGTGGTGGAAGGGCTGATTCGCAAGACCGGCAATGCGCGCTTTGCATGGGATTCTTACCGGCGTTTCGTGCAGATGTATGGAGATGTGGTATTGGGCATGAAGCCGGTTAACAAGGAAGATGTCGATCCATTCGAAGCTATTATAGAAGAAGTGAAACACGCTAAAGGTGTGAAACTGGATAATGAATTGGAAGTTGAAGACCTCAAGGAATTGGTGAAGAAATTCAAGGCTGCCGTAAAAGAACAGACCGGAAAAGATTTTCCGTCTTGTGCTTATGAGCAGTTATGGGGAGCCGTTTGCGCCGTGTTTAACTCATGGATGAACGAACGTGCCATTCTTTATCGCAAAATGGAGGGGATTCCTGATGAATGGGGTACGGCTGTCAGCGTACAGGCTATGGTATTCGGCAATATGGGAGAAACTTCGGCAACGGGTGTTTGTTTCAGCCGCGATGCTGCTACGGGTGAAGACCTTTTCAATGGCGAATATCTGATTAACGCACAAGGTGAGGATGTTGTTGCAGGTATCCGTACTCCTCAACAGATTACCAAGATCGGTTCACGGCGTTGGGCAGAACTGGCAGGGGTAAGTGAAGAAGAACGTGCCGCAAAATACCCTTCTATGGAAGAGGCCATGCCGGAAATATATAAAGAGTTGGATGCTCTGCAAACCAAGCTTGAAAACCATTATCGTGATATGCAGGATATGGAATTCACCGTGCAGGAAGGTAAACTCTGGTTCCTCCAGACCCGTAATGGTAAGCGTACGGGAGCCGCTATGGTAAAGATTGCTGTGGATTTGCTCCATCAGGGTATGATTGACGAAAAGACAGCTTTGTTGCGTTGTGAGCCTAATAAGCTGGATGAGTTACTCCATCCGGTGTTTGACAAGGCTGCTTTGAAGCAGGCCAAAGTTCTGACTCGCGGCCTTCCCGCTTCTCCGGGTGCTGCCACAGGTCAAATTGTGTTTTTTGCCGATGATGCCGCTGATTGGCATGCTGCCGGCAAGCGCGTGATAATGGTTCGTATTGAAACATCTCCTGAAGATTTGGCAGGTATGGCAGTTGCTGAAGGTATCCTGACTGCTCGTGGAGGTATGACTTCTCATGCGGCTGTTGTTGCCCGTGGTATGGGTAAATGTTGTGTGTCCGGTGCAGGTGCTTTGAATATAGATTATAAGACCCGTACAGTGGAAATAGATGGCGTATTGCTGAAAGAAGGTGATTTTATTTCATTGAACGGAAGTACGGGTGAAGTATATAACGGCAAGGTTGAAACAAAAGCTGCCGAACTTTCCGGTGACTTTGCCGAATTGATGAGTTTGGCTGATAAATATACCAAATTGCAAGTTCGCACCAATGCGGACACTCCTCATGATGCACAGGTTGCACGCAACTTTGGTGCAGTTGGTATCGGTTTGTGCCGTACGGAGCACATGTTCTTTGAAGGAGAAAAGATTAAAGCCATGCGTGAGATGATTTTAGCAGAAAATGCGGAAGGTCGTCGTAAGGCTTTAGCCAAGATTCTTCCTTATCAACAGGCTGACTTCAAAGGGATATTCCGCGCTATGGAAGGCTGTCCGGTGACTGTTCGTCTGCTCGATCCTCCTTTGCATGAATTTGTTCCTCATGATTTGAAAGGACAGCAGGAAATGGCAGATACGATGGGGGTAAGCTTGCAACATATCCAACAACGTGTAGAGTCACTTTGCGAACATAATCCAATGTTGGGACATCGTGGCTGCCGTCTGGGAAACACATATCCGGAAATTACTCAAATGCAGACACGTGCTATTCTTGGTGCTGCGTTGGAATTGAAGAAGGAGGGCATTGAAACGCATCCTGAAATCATGGTTCCGCTGACAGGTATTCTTTATGAGTTCAAGCAACAAGAAGATGTCATTCGCACCGAAGCTGCTAATTTGTTTGAAGAAGTGGGGGACAGCATTGATTTTAAAGTAGGAACAATGATTGAAATACCTCGTGCCGCTTTGACAGCTGATCGCATTGCTTCTTCTGCGGAATTCTTCTCATTCGGGACAAATGATCTGACTCAGATGACTTTCGGCTATTCACGTGATGATATTGCTTCTTTCCTTCCGATTTATCTGGAAAAGAAGATTCTGAAAGTAGATCCTTTCCAAGTGCTGGATCAGAATGGAGTAGGGCAGTTGGTGCGCATGGCAACGGAAAAAGGCCGTGCTATCCGTCCGGATTTGAAGTGTGGCATCTGTGGCGAACATGGCGGCGAACCTTCTTCCGTGAAATTCTGCCATAGGGTAGGTCTGAACTACGTGAGTTGTTCTCCGTTCCGCGTTCCCATTGCACGATTGGCAGCGGCACAGGCAGCCATCGAAGGATTGTAG
- the rlmD gene encoding 23S rRNA (uracil(1939)-C(5))-methyltransferase RlmD, giving the protein MARKRKELPLLEKVTITDVAAEGKAIAKVNDLVIFVPYVVPGDIVDLQIKRKKHHYAEAEAVKFHEYSSVRAVPFCQHYGVCGGCKWQVLPYSEQIKYKQKQVTDNLIRIGKIELPEISPILGSEKTQFYRNKLEYTFSNKRWLTNAEIQQNVVYEQMNAVGFHIPNAFDKVLAIEKCWLQDDISNRIRNAVRDYAYEHDYSFINLRTQEGMLRNMIVRTSTTGELMVILICKIEKDEEMELFKQLLQYVADTFPEITSLLYIINNKCNDTITDLDVYTFKGKDHIFEEMEGLRFKVGPKSFYQTNSEQAYNLYKIARNFAGLTGDELVYDLYTGTGTIANFVSGKARRVIGIEYVPEAIEDAKVNAEINGIKNTLFFAGDMKDMLTQDFINQYGRPDVIITDPPRAGMHQDVVDVILFAEPKRIVYVSCNPATQARDLQLLDVKYKVKAVQPVDMFPHTHHVENVVLLELKANH; this is encoded by the coding sequence GTGGCAAGAAAGAGAAAAGAACTTCCCCTGTTGGAGAAGGTAACGATTACGGATGTGGCTGCCGAAGGAAAAGCCATCGCAAAGGTCAATGATTTGGTAATTTTCGTACCATATGTTGTTCCCGGTGACATAGTGGATCTACAGATCAAAAGGAAAAAACATCATTATGCTGAGGCCGAAGCGGTAAAGTTTCATGAGTACTCATCAGTAAGAGCCGTTCCTTTCTGCCAACATTACGGCGTTTGCGGGGGATGCAAATGGCAGGTGCTCCCCTATTCCGAACAAATAAAGTACAAGCAGAAGCAGGTTACGGACAATCTTATCCGCATCGGAAAAATAGAGCTTCCTGAAATATCCCCTATATTGGGTTCGGAAAAGACACAGTTTTACAGAAACAAACTGGAATACACGTTCTCCAACAAACGTTGGCTGACCAATGCTGAAATCCAGCAAAATGTAGTATATGAGCAGATGAATGCAGTGGGCTTTCACATTCCCAATGCCTTTGATAAAGTATTGGCCATAGAAAAATGCTGGTTGCAGGATGATATATCCAACCGGATCCGGAATGCAGTGCGCGACTATGCCTATGAGCACGACTATTCCTTCATCAATCTGCGTACTCAGGAAGGTATGCTGCGCAACATGATCGTACGCACTTCCACTACCGGCGAGCTGATGGTAATCCTCATTTGCAAGATAGAAAAGGATGAGGAAATGGAATTGTTCAAACAGTTGTTACAATATGTAGCAGACACTTTCCCGGAAATCACTTCCCTTCTATACATTATTAATAATAAATGCAACGACACCATCACAGATCTTGATGTATATACCTTCAAAGGCAAAGACCATATCTTCGAGGAAATGGAAGGCTTACGTTTTAAAGTTGGCCCGAAATCTTTCTATCAGACCAATTCCGAGCAAGCCTATAATCTTTACAAGATTGCCCGAAACTTTGCAGGACTGACAGGCGACGAGCTGGTTTACGACCTGTACACAGGCACAGGAACTATCGCGAATTTCGTATCCGGGAAAGCACGCCGGGTCATTGGCATAGAATACGTGCCCGAAGCCATTGAAGACGCCAAAGTCAATGCCGAAATCAACGGCATCAAGAACACGTTGTTCTTCGCCGGTGATATGAAAGATATGCTGACCCAGGATTTCATCAACCAATATGGCCGTCCAGACGTAATCATCACCGATCCTCCACGCGCCGGAATGCACCAAGACGTAGTGGATGTCATTCTCTTTGCCGAACCTAAACGCATTGTTTATGTAAGCTGCAATCCCGCAACACAGGCACGTGACTTGCAACTGCTCGATGTAAAATACAAAGTGAAGGCTGTGCAGCCCGTAGATATGTTTCCTCACACTCACCATGTTGAGAATGTGGTACTGCTCGAACTGAAAGCCAATCACTAA
- a CDS encoding RluA family pseudouridine synthase, producing the protein MAKEKVVAKARTQYTDYTVKEPMELMEFLTAKMPDASRTKLKSLLSKRIVYVDSVITTQYNFPLKPGMKVQISREKGRKEFNHKLIKIVYEDAYIIVIEKMQGLLSVNTERQKERTAYTILNEYVQRSGRQHRVYTVHRLDRDTSGLMMFAKDEKTQNTLRDNWHDIVFDRRYVAVVSGEMEKNAGVVSSWLTDRTLYVYSSPTNDGGKEAITHYRTIKRANGYSLMELNLETGRKNQIRVHMQDLGHPIIGDGRYGLEDINPIGRLALHAFKLCFYHPVTGEKMSFETPYPADFKKLFLKRTNAEKNS; encoded by the coding sequence ATGGCTAAAGAAAAAGTTGTGGCAAAGGCCCGCACACAATATACGGACTACACAGTAAAGGAACCGATGGAACTGATGGAGTTCCTGACCGCAAAAATGCCTGATGCCAGCCGTACCAAACTAAAGTCATTGCTGAGCAAGCGGATTGTTTATGTGGATAGTGTAATCACTACACAGTACAATTTTCCTCTGAAACCCGGAATGAAAGTACAGATCAGCCGTGAAAAGGGACGGAAGGAATTCAATCACAAACTGATCAAGATTGTATATGAAGACGCCTACATCATTGTCATTGAAAAGATGCAGGGACTGCTTTCCGTGAATACAGAAAGGCAAAAGGAGCGCACCGCCTATACCATACTGAATGAGTACGTCCAGCGTTCGGGCAGGCAGCACCGCGTTTACACCGTACATCGTCTGGACCGTGACACTTCCGGCCTGATGATGTTTGCCAAGGATGAGAAAACCCAAAATACCCTGCGTGACAACTGGCATGACATAGTGTTTGACCGGCGCTACGTAGCAGTGGTTTCCGGTGAAATGGAAAAGAATGCCGGTGTGGTGTCTTCCTGGCTCACCGACCGTACGCTATATGTATATTCCAGTCCCACGAACGACGGTGGAAAAGAAGCAATCACCCATTACCGTACCATAAAACGTGCCAACGGCTATTCCTTGATGGAACTGAATTTGGAAACAGGCCGCAAAAACCAGATACGCGTACACATGCAAGACCTGGGACATCCCATCATTGGCGACGGCCGCTATGGGCTGGAAGATATAAATCCGATAGGACGGCTGGCGTTGCATGCCTTTAAGCTATGCTTCTATCATCCGGTCACGGGCGAGAAGATGAGTTTTGAAACTCCGTATCCTGCGGATTTCAAGAAACTGTTTTTGAAACGGACTAATGCGGAAAAGAATTCATAA
- a CDS encoding type I restriction-modification system subunit M translates to MTGIKQRDELQSTIWKIANEVRGAVDGWDFKQFVLGTLFYRFISENFTDYIEGGDDSINYANMSDDVITIEIKDDAIKTKGYFIYPSQLFVNIAKSANTNPNLNTDLAAIFNAIEGSANGYPSEHDIKGLFADFDTTSNRLGNTVEEKNKRLAAVIKGVECLDLGNFEDNKIDLFGDAYEFLISNYAANAGKSGGEFFTPQNVSKLIAQLALSGQTSVNKIYDPACGSGSLLLQAKKQFDAHLIEEGFFGQEINHTTYNLARMNMFLHNINYDKFDIALGDTLINPQYGDEKPFDAIVSNPPYSVNWVGSDDPTLINDDRFAPAGVLAPKSKADFAFVLHALSYLSARGRAAIVCFPGIFYRGGAEQKIRKYLVDNNFVETVISLPPNLFYGTSIAVNILVLSKHKTDTKTQFIDASGEEFFKKETNNNVLTDRHIAKIIDLFNKKEPVEYVAISVDNSKIEENGYNLSVSSYVESEDKREVIDIVKLNADIAQTVKRIDTLRADIDAIIKEIEG, encoded by the coding sequence ATGACTGGTATCAAGCAAAGAGATGAGTTGCAATCTACAATTTGGAAAATTGCCAACGAAGTACGTGGTGCTGTCGATGGTTGGGATTTTAAACAATTTGTCTTAGGAACTCTTTTTTATCGATTTATCAGCGAGAATTTCACCGATTACATTGAAGGTGGCGACGATAGCATTAATTATGCAAATATGTCGGATGATGTTATCACCATTGAGATAAAAGATGATGCAATCAAAACAAAAGGATATTTTATTTATCCCAGCCAGCTTTTTGTGAATATAGCAAAGAGTGCCAATACAAATCCCAATCTGAATACAGATTTAGCTGCGATTTTCAATGCGATAGAGGGGTCTGCTAATGGGTATCCGTCCGAGCATGATATTAAGGGGCTGTTTGCAGACTTTGATACTACGAGCAATCGGTTGGGAAACACAGTAGAGGAAAAGAACAAACGTCTGGCTGCTGTCATCAAGGGAGTGGAATGTCTGGATTTGGGAAACTTCGAGGACAATAAAATTGACCTCTTTGGTGATGCCTACGAGTTCTTGATTTCCAATTATGCTGCCAATGCGGGTAAATCGGGAGGTGAGTTCTTTACACCTCAGAACGTATCAAAACTGATAGCGCAATTAGCTCTGTCGGGGCAAACCTCGGTCAACAAAATCTACGACCCGGCATGCGGTTCAGGCTCATTGTTGCTCCAAGCAAAAAAACAATTTGACGCTCATCTTATTGAAGAAGGCTTCTTCGGCCAGGAAATAAACCATACCACCTACAATCTGGCACGGATGAACATGTTTTTGCATAACATCAATTATGACAAATTCGACATTGCTTTGGGCGACACATTGATTAATCCCCAATATGGTGATGAAAAGCCTTTCGATGCTATTGTTTCCAATCCGCCCTACTCTGTCAATTGGGTAGGCAGCGATGACCCTACACTCATCAACGACGACCGTTTCGCCCCTGCCGGTGTACTGGCTCCCAAGTCTAAGGCCGACTTTGCTTTCGTGCTGCATGCCCTCAGCTACCTTTCTGCAAGAGGACGGGCTGCCATTGTCTGTTTTCCAGGCATCTTCTACCGTGGTGGGGCTGAACAGAAGATAAGGAAGTATCTTGTAGATAACAACTTTGTAGAAACCGTAATCTCTCTTCCTCCAAATCTCTTTTATGGCACAAGTATAGCCGTAAATATTCTTGTACTCTCCAAACACAAAACGGATACAAAGACACAATTCATCGATGCCAGTGGAGAAGAATTCTTTAAAAAAGAAACCAATAACAATGTATTGACCGATAGGCATATAGCAAAAATCATAGACCTATTCAATAAAAAGGAACCTGTGGAATATGTTGCTATATCGGTAGATAACAGCAAAATAGAAGAAAACGGTTACAACCTTTCCGTAAGTTCATACGTGGAATCGGAAGACAAGCGTGAGGTGATTGATATTGTAAAACTGAATGCGGATATTGCCCAGACGGTGAAGCGCATTGACACATTGCGTGCGGATATTGATGCTATTATAAAGGAGATAGAGGGGTAA
- a CDS encoding PDDEXK nuclease domain-containing protein, whose translation MNNEKSQVIEQPSYKELVEAIGKALSEGRNKAIQTINAALVKTNWQIGHYIVEYEQKGKERAEYGAELLNRLSHDLTVAYGKGFSRSNIIYIRRFYLCFPKSETLSHLLSWSHYFEILKANDELEISFYAKQCEIENWSVRELKRQMKSGLFQRLALSRNKEEVLILSRQGQEVQNPQDIVKDPFVLEFVGIPEKQVYLEGELEDRLIANLQDFLLELGKGFAFIGRQYKINIGSRHFYVDLVFYHRILKCFVLIDLKRGEIEHNDIGQMNLYLNYFKKEENTEGDNEPIGIVLGAYKDKVLIEYATQGISNQLFVSRYQLYLPDKKQLQEELRKLMDYE comes from the coding sequence ATGAATAACGAAAAGAGCCAAGTTATAGAACAACCTTCCTATAAGGAACTTGTTGAAGCCATTGGAAAGGCTTTGAGCGAAGGACGCAACAAAGCCATTCAAACGATAAATGCTGCATTGGTGAAGACTAACTGGCAGATAGGACATTATATCGTAGAATATGAACAGAAAGGAAAAGAACGAGCTGAATATGGAGCCGAGTTGTTGAATCGCCTGTCGCATGACCTGACAGTTGCATACGGCAAGGGATTCAGCCGAAGCAACATTATCTATATTCGCAGGTTTTATTTGTGTTTTCCAAAAAGTGAAACACTGTCTCACCTTTTAAGTTGGAGTCATTATTTCGAGATCTTAAAAGCGAATGACGAGCTCGAAATTAGTTTCTATGCCAAGCAATGCGAAATTGAAAATTGGAGTGTGCGCGAGTTGAAACGACAAATGAAAAGCGGACTCTTTCAACGGTTGGCATTAAGTAGAAATAAAGAGGAAGTTTTGATATTGAGCAGACAAGGACAAGAGGTACAAAATCCGCAGGATATTGTGAAAGACCCTTTTGTGTTAGAGTTTGTAGGCATCCCCGAAAAGCAAGTTTACTTGGAAGGCGAACTGGAAGATAGATTAATAGCCAATTTGCAGGACTTTCTTTTGGAACTTGGCAAAGGATTTGCCTTTATTGGGCGGCAATATAAAATCAATATCGGTTCACGACATTTTTATGTTGATTTGGTGTTCTATCACCGTATTCTGAAATGTTTTGTGCTCATAGACCTGAAGCGTGGTGAAATTGAACACAATGATATTGGACAAATGAATCTGTATCTAAACTATTTCAAGAAAGAAGAAAATACGGAAGGTGATAATGAACCAATAGGAATTGTTCTTGGCGCATACAAAGACAAAGTGTTGATTGAATATGCTACACAAGGCATTTCAAACCAACTGTTTGTAAGTCGGTATCAACTCTATTTACCTGACAAGAAACAATTGCAAGAAGAATTGCGTAAACTGATGGACTATGAGTAA
- a CDS encoding restriction endonuclease subunit S, giving the protein MSNIKKLLEGVEVEWKPLAYSEYDVAELSRGRVMSKEYLINNAGEYPVYSSQTANNGEIGKIRTFDYDGEYLT; this is encoded by the coding sequence ATGAGTAATATAAAGAAATTATTGGAAGGTGTAGAGGTGGAATGGAAACCATTAGCATATTCTGAATACGACGTAGCTGAATTAAGTCGAGGTCGTGTAATGTCAAAAGAATATTTAATCAACAATGCAGGAGAATATCCTGTATACAGTTCTCAAACAGCTAACAATGGTGAAATAGGAAAAATAAGAACTTTTGATTACGATGGAGAATATTTAACTTAG
- a CDS encoding restriction endonuclease subunit S, giving the protein MEESDQSSLRSNRSATSIQNSDNSTQPLSALNPHTGNSVLQPRGKVEWKMLGEIFNIKNGYTPSKSNQKYWENGTIPWFRMEDIRENGRVLNKSIQYVNSYAIKGGKLFPANSIIVATSATIGEHALITVPFLSNQRFTNLSLKKEYANKFIIKFLFYYGFVLDEWCKNNITVGNFAGVDMIGLKKFLIPIPPLEEQERIASILDKFDTFTTSITEGLPKEIELRQKQYEYYRDMLLSFPKNNMKV; this is encoded by the coding sequence ATGGAAGAGTCCGACCAGTCCTCACTACGTTCGAACCGGTCAGCCACTTCCATTCAAAATAGCGACAATTCAACACAACCATTATCCGCATTGAATCCCCACACTGGCAATTCTGTTTTACAGCCGCGGGGTAAGGTGGAATGGAAAATGTTAGGAGAAATATTTAACATTAAAAATGGATATACTCCTTCTAAATCAAATCAAAAATACTGGGAAAATGGTACTATACCGTGGTTCAGGATGGAGGATATTAGAGAAAATGGTAGGGTTTTAAACAAATCAATTCAATATGTAAACTCATATGCTATTAAAGGAGGCAAACTATTTCCTGCAAATTCAATCATCGTTGCAACTTCTGCCACGATTGGAGAACACGCATTAATTACTGTTCCTTTTTTATCAAATCAAAGATTTACAAATCTTAGTCTTAAAAAAGAGTATGCCAATAAATTTATAATCAAATTTCTTTTCTATTATGGTTTTGTTTTAGATGAATGGTGCAAAAACAACATTACAGTTGGTAACTTTGCGGGTGTAGATATGATTGGGCTTAAAAAATTTCTTATCCCCATCCCCCCCCTCGAAGAGCAAGAACGTATAGCCTCTATTCTTGATAAATTCGACACCTTCACGACCTCAATCACTGAAGGACTTCCAAAAGAGATTGAATTACGTCAGAAGCAATACGAATATTACCGTGATATGTTACTCTCATTTCCGAAGAATAATATGAAGGTATAA
- a CDS encoding AAA family ATPase: MGQILTEIAQTLKDANKKVQLIYAFNGTGKTRLSREFKRLIAPKDTETEEQEDAKTKILYYNAFTEDLFYWDNDLDADTNRKLKIQPNDFTDWVLRDQGQENNIIAHFQHYTSDKLTPKFNEQFNEITFSIAAGNENTIDNIKISKGEESCLIWCVFYSLLAQVVDVLNIAEPTDRETDIFNDLKYVFVDDPVSSLDENHLIELAVNLAELIKKANGLQFIISTHNPLFYNVLFNELGNKNCYMLNKYDDGTYELVEKKGDSNKSFSYHLHLIQTIKDAITTNSIQKYHFILLRNLYEKTANFLGYPQWSDLLPDDKKTYYNRIIQFTSHSTLSNEAVPEPTEPEKQTVKFLLNHLIENKYWKEEEQ, translated from the coding sequence ATGGGACAGATACTAACCGAAATAGCACAAACGCTCAAAGATGCGAATAAGAAAGTGCAGCTAATCTATGCCTTTAACGGCACAGGAAAAACGCGTCTGTCCAGAGAATTTAAAAGACTGATAGCACCCAAAGATACTGAAACAGAAGAGCAGGAAGATGCAAAAACCAAGATACTTTATTACAATGCTTTCACGGAAGATTTGTTCTATTGGGATAATGACTTAGATGCAGACACCAACCGAAAACTAAAAATACAGCCAAACGATTTTACAGATTGGGTGCTTCGTGATCAAGGGCAAGAGAATAACATAATAGCCCATTTTCAACATTATACCAGTGATAAGCTAACGCCGAAATTCAATGAGCAATTCAATGAAATAACATTCTCTATTGCTGCGGGTAATGAGAACACGATTGATAATATAAAGATTTCAAAAGGTGAAGAGAGTTGCTTAATTTGGTGCGTATTTTATAGTTTGCTTGCACAGGTTGTTGATGTTTTGAATATAGCAGAGCCGACAGATAGAGAAACCGACATATTTAATGATTTAAAATATGTATTTGTTGATGACCCTGTAAGTTCATTAGATGAAAATCACTTGATTGAACTTGCTGTTAACTTGGCGGAACTCATCAAAAAAGCAAATGGATTACAGTTTATTATTTCAACACACAATCCGTTATTCTACAATGTACTGTTCAATGAACTTGGAAATAAAAATTGCTATATGCTGAACAAATACGATGACGGCACTTATGAACTTGTGGAGAAGAAAGGTGATTCAAACAAAAGTTTTTCATATCATCTCCATTTAATACAAACAATTAAGGATGCTATCACTACGAATAGCATTCAGAAATACCACTTTATACTACTACGAAATCTCTATGAGAAAACAGCGAATTTCTTAGGGTATCCTCAGTGGTCAGATTTACTGCCGGATGATAAAAAGACGTATTACAACAGAATTATTCAGTTCACAAGCCACTCGACGTTATCGAATGAAGCAGTGCCAGAGCCTACGGAGCCAGAAAAACAAACGGTAAAATTCTTATTAAATCATCTTATTGAAAATAAGTATTGGAAGGAGGAAGAACAATGA